The following are from one region of the Pseudomonas lalucatii genome:
- the fadD1 gene encoding long-chain fatty acid--CoA ligase has protein sequence MTDNFWKDKYPVGIAAEIDPDQYPNIQAVLKQSCQRFADKPAFSNLGKTLTYGELYQLSGAFAAYLQQHTDLKPGDRIAVQLPNLLQYPVVVFGAMRAGLVVVNTNPLYTAREMEHQFNDSGAKALVCLANMAHLAEQVVPKTGVKTVIVTEVGDMLAPLKRLLVNSVVKYVKKMVPAYKLPHAVRLTEALAQGRGRPVAEANPASGELAVLQYTGGTTGVAKGAMLTHRNLVANMLQARAMMAANLEEGREIIVAPLPLYHIYAFTFHCMAMMLIGNHNVLITNPRDLPAMVKDLAKYRFSGFVGLNTLFVALCNNEEFQKLDFSSLKITLSGGMALQLATAERWTQVTGSPVCEGFGMTETSPVASVNPIANIQMGTIGIPVPSTLCKVIDEAGNELPLGSVGELCVKGPQVMKGYWQRQEATDEILDAEGWLKTGDIALIQEDGYMRIVDRKKDMILVSGFNVYPNELEDVLATLPGVLQCAAIGVPDEKSGEAIKLFVVAKPGVTLTKEQVMEHMRANVTGYKVPKAVEFRDVLPTTNVGKILRRELRDEELQKLKKAS, from the coding sequence ATGACCGATAACTTCTGGAAGGACAAGTATCCCGTTGGGATAGCTGCCGAGATCGATCCGGATCAGTACCCGAACATTCAGGCGGTACTGAAACAGTCCTGCCAACGCTTCGCCGACAAGCCCGCCTTCAGCAACCTCGGCAAGACCCTGACCTACGGCGAGCTGTACCAGCTGTCGGGTGCCTTCGCCGCCTACCTGCAGCAGCACACCGACCTCAAGCCCGGCGACCGCATCGCCGTGCAGCTGCCCAACCTGCTGCAGTATCCGGTGGTGGTGTTCGGCGCCATGCGCGCCGGCCTGGTGGTGGTCAACACCAACCCGCTGTACACCGCCCGGGAGATGGAGCACCAGTTCAACGACTCCGGCGCCAAGGCCCTGGTGTGCCTGGCCAACATGGCCCACCTGGCCGAGCAGGTGGTGCCCAAGACCGGGGTGAAGACGGTGATCGTCACCGAGGTCGGCGACATGCTGGCGCCGCTCAAGCGCCTGCTGGTCAACAGCGTGGTCAAGTACGTGAAGAAGATGGTGCCGGCCTACAAGCTGCCGCACGCCGTCAGGCTCACCGAGGCCCTGGCCCAGGGCCGCGGCCGGCCGGTCGCGGAGGCCAATCCGGCCAGCGGCGAGCTCGCCGTGCTGCAGTACACCGGCGGCACCACCGGGGTGGCCAAGGGCGCGATGCTGACCCACCGCAACCTGGTGGCCAACATGCTGCAGGCCCGGGCGATGATGGCCGCGAACCTGGAGGAGGGCCGCGAGATCATCGTCGCGCCGCTGCCGCTCTATCACATCTACGCCTTTACCTTCCATTGCATGGCGATGATGCTGATCGGCAACCACAACGTGCTGATCACCAACCCGCGGGACCTGCCGGCCATGGTCAAGGACCTGGCCAAGTACCGCTTCAGCGGCTTCGTCGGCCTCAACACCCTGTTCGTCGCCCTGTGCAACAACGAGGAGTTCCAGAAGCTGGACTTCTCCTCGCTGAAGATCACCCTGTCCGGCGGCATGGCCCTGCAGCTGGCCACCGCCGAGCGCTGGACCCAGGTGACCGGCAGCCCGGTGTGCGAAGGCTTCGGCATGACCGAAACCAGCCCGGTGGCCTCGGTCAACCCGATTGCCAACATCCAGATGGGCACCATCGGCATTCCGGTGCCCTCGACCCTGTGCAAGGTGATCGACGAGGCCGGCAACGAACTGCCGCTGGGCTCGGTGGGCGAGCTGTGCGTCAAGGGCCCGCAGGTGATGAAGGGCTACTGGCAGCGTCAGGAGGCCACCGACGAGATCCTCGACGCCGAGGGCTGGCTGAAGACCGGCGACATCGCGTTGATCCAGGAAGACGGCTACATGCGCATCGTCGACCGCAAGAAGGACATGATTCTGGTGTCCGGCTTCAACGTCTACCCGAACGAGCTGGAGGACGTGCTGGCGACCCTGCCGGGCGTGCTGCAGTGCGCGGCCATCGGCGTGCCGGACGAGAAGTCCGGCGAGGCGATCAAGCTGTTCGTGGTGGCCAAGCCCGGGGTGACCCTGACCAAGGAGCAGGTCATGGAGCATATGCGCGCCAACGTCACCGGCTACAAGGTGCCCAAGGCCGTGGAGTTCCGCGACGTGCTGCCGACCACCAACGTCGGCAAGATCCTGCGTCGCGAGCTGCGCGACGAGGAGCTGCAGAAGCTGAAGAAGGCCAGCTGA
- the fadD2 gene encoding long-chain-fatty-acid--CoA ligase yields MQPDFWNDKRPAGVPTEVDLNAYKSVVEVFERSCKKFADRPAFSNLGVTLSYAELDRLSAAFAGYLQKHTDLKPGERIAVQMPNVLQYPIAVFGAMRAGLIVVNTNPLYTAREMRHQFQDAGVRALVYLNMFGKLVQEVLGDTQIDYLIEAKMGDLLPGPKGWLVNTLVKKVKKLVPDYRLPQAVPFKQALKQGHGHDLKPVKVGHEDIAVLQYTGGTTGVAKGAMLTHGNLVANMLQIDACLSQLGEDGAPLMKPAQEIMIAPLPLYHIYAFTANCMCMMVNGNHNVLITNPRDIPGFVKELGKWQFSALLGLNTLFVALMDHPGFKNLDFSHLKVTNSGGTALVKATAERWQAITGCPVVEGYGLTETSPVASTNAYGKLARLGSVGVPVPGTAFKVIDDEGNEQALGERGELCIQGPQVMKGYWQRPDATAEVLDADGWFKTGDIAVIDPDGHVRIVDRKKDMIIVSGFNVYPNEIEDVVMAHPKVASCAAIGVPDEKSGEVVKLFVVPRGSDLSVEELRAYCKENFTGYKVPRQIVFKDALPMTPVGKILRRELRDIA; encoded by the coding sequence ATGCAGCCTGATTTCTGGAACGACAAGCGCCCGGCCGGCGTACCCACCGAGGTCGACCTGAACGCCTACAAGTCGGTGGTCGAGGTGTTCGAGCGCTCGTGCAAGAAGTTCGCCGACCGCCCGGCCTTCAGCAATCTGGGCGTGACCCTGAGCTACGCCGAGCTGGACCGGCTGTCGGCCGCCTTCGCCGGTTACCTGCAGAAGCACACCGACCTCAAGCCGGGCGAGCGCATCGCCGTGCAGATGCCCAACGTCCTGCAGTACCCCATCGCCGTGTTCGGCGCCATGCGCGCCGGGCTGATCGTGGTCAATACCAACCCGCTGTACACCGCCCGCGAGATGCGCCACCAGTTCCAGGACGCCGGCGTGCGCGCGCTGGTCTACCTGAACATGTTCGGCAAGCTGGTGCAGGAGGTGCTGGGCGATACCCAGATCGACTACCTGATCGAGGCGAAGATGGGCGACCTGCTGCCGGGGCCCAAGGGCTGGCTGGTCAATACCCTGGTGAAGAAGGTCAAGAAGCTGGTGCCGGACTACCGCCTGCCGCAGGCGGTGCCGTTCAAGCAGGCGCTCAAGCAGGGCCATGGCCATGACCTCAAGCCGGTCAAGGTCGGCCACGAGGACATCGCCGTGCTGCAGTACACCGGCGGCACCACCGGGGTGGCCAAGGGGGCGATGCTGACCCACGGCAACCTGGTGGCCAACATGCTGCAGATCGATGCCTGCCTGTCGCAGCTCGGCGAAGACGGCGCGCCGCTGATGAAGCCGGCCCAGGAGATCATGATCGCGCCGCTGCCGCTGTACCACATCTATGCCTTCACCGCGAACTGCATGTGCATGATGGTCAACGGCAATCACAACGTGCTGATCACCAATCCGCGCGACATTCCCGGCTTCGTCAAGGAACTGGGCAAGTGGCAGTTCTCCGCGCTGCTCGGCCTCAATACCCTGTTCGTCGCGCTGATGGATCATCCCGGGTTCAAGAACCTCGACTTCTCCCATCTCAAGGTGACCAACTCCGGTGGCACCGCCCTGGTCAAGGCCACCGCCGAGCGCTGGCAGGCCATCACCGGTTGTCCGGTGGTGGAGGGCTACGGCCTCACCGAGACCTCGCCGGTGGCCAGCACCAATGCCTACGGCAAGCTGGCGCGCCTGGGCTCGGTGGGCGTGCCGGTGCCGGGCACCGCGTTCAAGGTGATCGACGACGAAGGCAACGAGCAGGCCCTGGGCGAGCGCGGCGAGCTGTGCATCCAGGGCCCGCAGGTGATGAAGGGCTACTGGCAGCGCCCGGACGCCACCGCCGAGGTGCTGGATGCAGACGGCTGGTTCAAGACCGGCGACATCGCGGTGATCGACCCGGATGGCCATGTGCGCATCGTCGACCGCAAGAAGGACATGATCATCGTCTCGGGCTTCAACGTGTACCCCAACGAGATCGAGGACGTGGTCATGGCCCATCCCAAGGTGGCCAGCTGCGCGGCCATCGGCGTGCCCGACGAGAAGTCCGGCGAGGTGGTCAAGCTGTTCGTCGTGCCGCGCGGCAGCGACCTCAGCGTCGAGGAACTCAGGGCCTACTGCAAGGAAAACTTCACCGGCTACAAGGTGCCCAGGCAGATCGTCTTCAAGGACGCCCTGCCGATGACCCCGGTCGGCAAGATCCTCCGTCGCGAGCTGCGCGATATCGCCTGA
- a CDS encoding alpha/beta hydrolase, which translates to MHHEAFWLNSSDATPLYVNRWFCAQPAKAVVMLAHGMAEHSGRYARLGAALAAAGYELFAHDQRGHGQTARHGRLGHYADDNGWSLAVGDLACLNHHIRQRHPHAPIFLLGHSMGSYIGQAYLMRHSSSLHGAILSGSNYQPVWLYRLARAVARFERWRQGPHGHSKLIDLLSFGSFNQAFKPNRTAFDWLSRDPQEVDRYIDDPLCGFRCTNQLWLDLLGGLQQITPPQQLTQIDSQLPLLVIGGAQDPVSAGKRLQHLADALRQAGLEQVQLKIYPDARHELLNERNRDEVTAYLIGWLDGALARSRPRTRPAKETP; encoded by the coding sequence ATGCACCACGAAGCGTTTTGGCTGAACAGCAGCGATGCGACGCCCCTGTACGTGAACCGCTGGTTCTGCGCACAACCGGCCAAGGCGGTGGTCATGCTGGCCCACGGCATGGCCGAGCACAGCGGCCGCTACGCCCGCCTGGGCGCGGCGCTGGCCGCCGCCGGCTACGAGCTGTTCGCCCACGACCAGCGCGGCCACGGCCAGACCGCCCGCCACGGGCGGCTCGGCCACTATGCCGACGACAACGGCTGGAGCCTGGCGGTCGGCGACCTGGCCTGCCTCAACCACCACATCCGCCAGCGCCACCCGCACGCGCCGATCTTCCTGCTCGGCCACAGCATGGGCAGCTACATCGGCCAGGCCTACCTGATGCGCCACAGCAGCAGCCTGCACGGGGCGATCCTCTCCGGCTCCAACTACCAGCCGGTCTGGCTCTACCGCCTGGCCCGCGCGGTCGCCCGCTTCGAGCGCTGGCGCCAGGGCCCGCACGGCCACAGCAAGCTGATCGACCTGCTGTCCTTCGGCTCGTTCAACCAGGCCTTCAAGCCCAACCGTACCGCCTTCGACTGGCTCAGCCGCGATCCGCAGGAAGTCGACCGCTACATCGACGACCCGCTGTGCGGCTTCCGCTGCACCAACCAGCTGTGGCTCGACCTGCTCGGCGGCCTGCAGCAGATCACCCCGCCGCAGCAGCTGACCCAGATCGACAGCCAGTTGCCGCTGCTGGTGATCGGCGGCGCCCAGGACCCGGTCAGCGCCGGCAAGCGCCTGCAGCACCTGGCCGACGCCCTGCGCCAGGCCGGCCTCGAGCAGGTGCAACTGAAAATCTACCCGGACGCCCGCCACGAGCTGCTCAACGAGCGCAACCGCGACGAGGTGACCGCCTATCTGATCGGCTGGCTGGACGGGGCCCTGGCCCGCAGCCGACCACGCACCCGCCCCGCCAAGGAGACCCCATGA
- a CDS encoding MaoC family dehydratase codes for MSQTSNTPYEALEVGQTASYSKTVEERDIQLFAALSGDRNPVHLDAEYAAATMFKERIAHGMFSGALISAAVACELPGPGTIYLGQQMRFTAPVKLGDRLTVRLEILEKLPKFRVRIATRVFNQCDELVVDGEAEILAPRKQQTVQLTELPPISIG; via the coding sequence ATGAGCCAGACCAGCAACACCCCCTACGAAGCCCTGGAAGTCGGCCAGACCGCCAGCTACAGCAAGACCGTCGAGGAGCGCGACATCCAGCTGTTCGCGGCGCTGTCCGGCGACCGCAACCCGGTGCACCTGGATGCCGAATACGCCGCCGCCACCATGTTCAAGGAGCGCATCGCCCACGGCATGTTCAGCGGCGCCCTGATCAGCGCCGCGGTGGCCTGCGAGCTGCCCGGCCCCGGCACCATCTACCTGGGCCAGCAGATGCGCTTCACCGCCCCGGTGAAGCTCGGCGACCGCCTCACCGTGCGCCTGGAAATCCTCGAGAAGCTGCCGAAGTTCCGCGTGCGCATCGCCACCCGGGTGTTCAACCAGTGCGACGAGCTGGTGGTCGACGGCGAGGCCGAGATCCTCGCCCCGCGCAAGCAGCAGACCGTGCAACTGACCGAACTGCCGCCGATCAGCATCGGCTGA
- a CDS encoding DUF1993 domain-containing protein, with protein sequence MSLSMYHASIPVFVRQLNNLSTILGLAASDAEARKIEPSVLLNARLAPDMFPLVRQVQIACDSAKAGVALLAGVEAPSHADDETSFAELQARIGKTLEFLQAVSSAQLDGSEARTVTLKRRDKETQFLGQAFLLDHVLPNFYFHYTTAYAILRHNGVAIGKRDFLGTR encoded by the coding sequence ATGTCCCTGTCCATGTACCACGCCTCCATTCCGGTCTTCGTCCGCCAGCTGAACAACCTGTCGACCATCCTCGGCCTCGCCGCCAGCGACGCCGAGGCGCGCAAGATCGAGCCGAGCGTGCTGCTCAACGCCCGCCTGGCCCCCGACATGTTCCCCCTGGTGCGCCAGGTGCAGATCGCCTGCGACAGCGCCAAGGCCGGCGTCGCCCTGCTGGCCGGCGTCGAAGCCCCCAGCCATGCCGACGACGAAACCAGCTTCGCCGAGCTGCAGGCGCGCATCGGCAAGACCCTGGAGTTCCTCCAGGCGGTCAGCTCCGCCCAACTGGACGGCAGCGAGGCGCGCACCGTGACCCTCAAGCGCCGCGACAAGGAGACCCAGTTCCTGGGCCAGGCCTTCCTCCTCGACCACGTGCTGCCGAACTTCTATTTCCACTACACCACCGCCTACGCCATCCTGCGCCACAACGGCGTCGCCATCGGCAAGCGCGACTTCCTCGGCACCCGCTGA
- a CDS encoding TetR/AcrR family transcriptional regulator gives MARPRTPGRPSGDSTLQRERLLDAAVQAFAHAGIEAASLRAIAAQAGVTPALINYYFGNKQRLVEAMVEERFLPLLRGVAEDLEQAGDAPRAQVECFVRGLSAVVVQHPWIPPLWVREILCEGGTLRAQLLGRIAPLIPLPLARRFAAAQPAAPSTRTWTRACWWSR, from the coding sequence ATGGCCCGCCCCCGCACCCCCGGCCGCCCCAGCGGCGACTCGACCCTGCAGCGCGAACGCCTGCTCGACGCCGCGGTCCAGGCCTTCGCCCACGCCGGCATCGAGGCCGCCAGCCTGCGCGCCATCGCCGCGCAGGCCGGGGTCACCCCGGCGCTGATCAACTACTACTTCGGCAACAAGCAGCGCCTGGTCGAGGCCATGGTCGAGGAGCGCTTCCTGCCGCTGCTGCGCGGCGTCGCCGAGGACCTGGAGCAGGCCGGCGACGCCCCCCGCGCCCAGGTCGAGTGCTTCGTCCGCGGCCTGAGCGCGGTGGTGGTCCAGCACCCCTGGATTCCGCCGCTGTGGGTCCGCGAGATCCTCTGCGAGGGTGGCACGCTGCGCGCCCAGCTGCTCGGCCGCATCGCCCCGCTGATCCCCCTGCCGCTGGCCCGGCGCTTCGCCGCCGCCCAGCCCGCGGCGCCCTCAACCCGGACCTGGACCCGCGCCTGCTGGTGGTCTCGCTGA
- a CDS encoding ABC transporter ATP-binding protein: MTSAEPVIRCRGLSKRFGNLLAVDGLDLEVRRAEVFGFLGPNGSGKSTTIRMLCGLLLPSAGEIEVLGCRIPRDAEALKRRIGYMTQRFSLYEDLSVLENLQFLAAVHGLGKAAARTRIEELLERYWLADRRRQLAGTLSGGQKQRLALAGAVLHKPDLLLLDEPTSAVDPQSRREFWDSLFELAEAGTTLLVSTHYMDEAERCTRLGILDAGRLVADASPRQLLDALPGHPLLIQCAQPRQAQRALQDCPQVLAMAQIGAALRVLVASADGRAAIAQRLHAEAIEARLQDAPGNLEDVFVTVTRQPLQARP; the protein is encoded by the coding sequence ATGACTAGCGCCGAACCGGTGATCCGCTGCCGCGGCCTGAGCAAGCGTTTCGGCAACCTGCTGGCGGTCGACGGGCTCGACCTCGAGGTACGCCGCGCCGAGGTGTTCGGCTTCCTCGGCCCCAACGGCTCCGGCAAGTCCACCACCATCCGCATGCTCTGCGGCCTGCTGCTGCCCAGCGCCGGGGAGATCGAGGTGCTCGGCTGCCGCATCCCCCGCGATGCCGAGGCCCTGAAACGGCGCATCGGCTACATGACCCAGAGGTTCTCCCTCTACGAGGACCTCAGCGTGCTGGAGAACCTGCAGTTCCTCGCCGCGGTGCATGGCCTGGGCAAGGCCGCCGCCCGGACGCGCATCGAGGAACTGCTCGAGCGCTACTGGCTGGCCGACCGCCGCCGGCAGCTGGCCGGCACCCTCAGCGGCGGGCAGAAGCAGCGCCTGGCCCTGGCCGGCGCGGTACTGCACAAGCCCGACCTGCTGTTGCTGGACGAGCCGACCAGCGCGGTCGACCCGCAGTCGCGCCGCGAATTCTGGGACTCGCTGTTCGAGCTGGCCGAGGCCGGCACCACCTTGCTGGTGTCCACCCACTACATGGACGAGGCCGAGCGCTGCACCCGCCTGGGCATCCTCGACGCCGGTCGCCTGGTGGCCGACGCCAGCCCGCGCCAGCTGCTCGACGCCCTGCCCGGCCACCCGCTGCTGATCCAGTGCGCCCAGCCGCGCCAGGCCCAACGCGCCCTGCAGGACTGCCCGCAGGTGCTGGCCATGGCGCAGATCGGCGCCGCCCTGCGGGTGCTGGTGGCCAGCGCCGATGGCCGCGCGGCCATCGCCCAACGTCTGCACGCCGAAGCCATCGAGGCGCGCCTGCAGGACGCCCCCGGCAACCTCGAGGACGTCTTCGTCACCGTCACCCGCCAACCCCTGCAGGCCCGGCCATGA
- a CDS encoding ABC transporter permease — translation MNLRRLAAIVSKELRQLRRDRLTFAMIVGIPLLQLVLFGYAINMDVRGIGAAVLDQADSARSREVIAEIGASQVLDLRHRLSSPQQLDELLRQGRISAALVLPADFEARLQRQDRPPLQLVVDGSDQSVQASARQLALYAPPGWDSRPALELVNLYNPERRAALNTVPGLIGVILTMTLVMFTAIALVRERERGNLEMLIATPLSPWELTLGKVLPFVGIGLIQVTVILLVGRLLFAVPVRGALLELYGAALLFIVASLALGVFLSTLARTQFQAMQMAFFTFLPQILLSGFMFPFAGMPKAAQWFAELLPLTHFLRLARGIMLRSAGLLELWTEMLALLLFTLLMLSVAVLRVNKRLD, via the coding sequence ATGAACCTGCGCCGCCTGGCCGCGATCGTCAGCAAGGAGTTGCGCCAGCTGCGCCGCGACCGCCTGACCTTCGCCATGATCGTCGGCATCCCGCTGCTGCAACTGGTGCTGTTCGGCTATGCCATCAACATGGACGTGCGCGGCATCGGCGCCGCCGTGCTGGACCAGGCCGACAGCGCCCGCTCGCGCGAGGTGATCGCCGAGATCGGCGCCAGCCAGGTGCTCGACCTGCGTCATCGGCTGAGCAGCCCGCAACAGCTGGACGAGCTGTTGCGCCAGGGCCGGATCAGCGCCGCCCTGGTGCTGCCGGCGGACTTCGAGGCGCGCCTGCAGCGCCAGGACCGGCCGCCGCTGCAGCTGGTGGTGGACGGCTCGGACCAGAGCGTGCAAGCCTCGGCCCGGCAACTGGCGCTGTACGCGCCGCCGGGCTGGGACAGCCGCCCGGCGCTGGAGCTGGTCAACCTGTACAACCCCGAGCGGCGCGCCGCACTGAACACGGTGCCGGGGCTGATCGGCGTGATCCTGACCATGACCCTGGTGATGTTCACCGCCATCGCCCTGGTGCGCGAGCGCGAGCGCGGCAACCTGGAGATGCTCATCGCCACGCCGCTGTCGCCCTGGGAGCTGACCCTGGGCAAGGTGCTGCCCTTCGTCGGCATCGGCCTGATCCAGGTGACGGTGATCCTGCTGGTCGGCCGCCTGCTGTTCGCCGTGCCGGTGCGTGGCGCGCTGCTCGAGCTGTACGGCGCGGCGCTGCTGTTCATCGTCGCCAGCCTGGCCCTGGGGGTGTTCCTCTCGACCCTGGCGCGGACCCAGTTCCAGGCCATGCAGATGGCCTTCTTCACCTTCCTGCCGCAGATCCTGCTGTCGGGTTTCATGTTCCCCTTCGCCGGCATGCCCAAGGCGGCGCAGTGGTTCGCCGAGCTGCTGCCGCTGACCCACTTCCTGCGCCTGGCGCGCGGCATCATGCTGCGCAGCGCCGGGCTCCTGGAACTGTGGACGGAGATGCTGGCGCTGCTGCTGTTCACCCTGCTGATGCTGAGCGTGGCGGTGCTGCGGGTGAACAAGCGCCTGGACTAG
- the ccoM gene encoding cytochrome c oxidase subunit CcoM — translation MFIDVVVLAGVGTVGLMLAFFAGVGYFIWKDSHKRKQG, via the coding sequence ATGTTCATCGATGTGGTAGTTCTCGCCGGAGTCGGCACCGTCGGTCTGATGCTGGCGTTCTTCGCGGGCGTCGGTTACTTCATCTGGAAGGATTCGCACAAGCGCAAGCAAGGCTAG
- a CDS encoding alpha-ketoglutarate-dependent dioxygenase AlkB family protein yields MNLFPDSPLQLPDACLDLRPDWLEPATAERWLRQLLAETPWQQPRLRLYGRELTVPRLVAWYGDAGACYRYSGLTHQPLPWTPLLAQIRQRLQAAVGQPLNGVLLNYYRDGNDSMGWHSDDEAELGADPLIASLNLGGSRRFDLRRKGQARIEHSLLLTHGSLLVMAGPTQHYWQHQVAKTRRPCAPRLNLTFRLIRSTP; encoded by the coding sequence GTGAACCTCTTCCCCGACTCCCCCCTGCAGTTGCCCGATGCCTGCCTGGACTTGCGCCCCGACTGGCTCGAGCCGGCCACGGCCGAGCGCTGGCTGCGCCAGCTGCTGGCCGAAACGCCCTGGCAGCAACCCCGGCTGCGTCTGTATGGCCGGGAGCTGACGGTGCCGCGGCTGGTCGCCTGGTACGGCGATGCCGGGGCCTGCTACCGCTACTCCGGCCTGACCCACCAGCCGCTGCCCTGGACGCCGCTGCTGGCGCAGATCCGCCAGCGCCTGCAGGCCGCCGTGGGGCAGCCGCTCAACGGCGTGCTGCTCAACTATTACCGCGACGGCAACGACTCCATGGGTTGGCACAGCGACGACGAGGCCGAGCTGGGCGCCGATCCGCTGATCGCCTCGCTCAACCTGGGCGGCAGCCGGCGCTTTGACCTGCGCCGCAAGGGCCAGGCGCGGATCGAGCACTCGCTGCTGCTGACCCACGGATCGCTGCTGGTCATGGCCGGCCCGACGCAGCATTATTGGCAGCATCAAGTGGCGAAGACGCGCCGCCCCTGTGCGCCGCGCCTGAACCTGACCTTTCGCTTAATCCGGTCGACTCCATGA
- a CDS encoding aspartate-semialdehyde dehydrogenase, whose amino-acid sequence MLPPIPHSLAPVTVQQDAIKPRPEVPPVTPAQESAKESALSLDKRHPQETEELLREEQRRRQRRGYTPEQLAKGEVDEAADELDEEPPRQGLWVDVQV is encoded by the coding sequence GTGCTACCCCCCATCCCCCACAGCCTGGCGCCGGTCACCGTGCAGCAGGACGCGATCAAGCCCAGGCCCGAGGTGCCCCCGGTGACCCCGGCGCAGGAGAGTGCCAAGGAGAGCGCCCTGAGCCTGGACAAGCGCCACCCGCAGGAGACCGAGGAACTGCTGCGCGAGGAGCAGCGCCGGCGCCAGCGTCGCGGCTATACCCCCGAACAGCTGGCCAAGGGCGAGGTGGACGAGGCCGCCGACGAGCTGGACGAGGAGCCGCCGCGCCAGGGCCTGTGGGTGGATGTGCAGGTCTGA